In one window of bacterium DNA:
- a CDS encoding MFS transporter → MKSPSETTLLATTVGLVEFVHGALLFVLLPTLVAERLGWPMGTTGAAVATYFFAEVAAKLVSGWLVDRIGARRMLLWGFLVYVLAFAALVVSKTTWETFLALAVMGAGASPLWPAALTRLTRSAGPQVGGALGHVFSTWFFGAGLGIGLATLLSRTNHPVSLSVFLLPLIGAALLGLLVPKDPDNPSPAMSGPPIGRLLRIVMSSLVKLATSIVPQIIAVGVLIPVVVPYLENVRGLDERELLVLMVLGMGAGLLLLAPAGRWGDRLGRRRTYALALGAVALLLMAVPLCRTLWLLILDFIGIGVGYAFVLPAWNSILLHLLPEDVRGAGLGILMTVEGMGGVIGPLLGGLLWQWANPSTPFYLSGGLLLSASFAASQWGADVGPG, encoded by the coding sequence TTGAAATCTCCGAGCGAGACCACGCTCCTCGCGACCACGGTCGGCCTGGTCGAGTTTGTGCACGGCGCTCTCCTCTTTGTCCTGCTGCCGACCCTGGTCGCCGAGCGCTTGGGATGGCCGATGGGCACGACCGGGGCCGCGGTCGCGACCTATTTCTTCGCTGAGGTGGCGGCGAAGCTTGTCTCCGGATGGCTGGTCGATCGGATCGGCGCACGCCGGATGCTGCTGTGGGGGTTCTTGGTCTACGTCCTCGCGTTCGCCGCGCTCGTCGTGTCGAAGACGACCTGGGAGACGTTCCTCGCGCTCGCGGTGATGGGCGCCGGAGCCTCGCCGCTGTGGCCCGCAGCGCTGACCCGCCTGACGCGCAGCGCCGGTCCGCAGGTTGGCGGAGCGCTGGGACATGTCTTCTCGACGTGGTTCTTCGGCGCGGGGCTCGGGATCGGCCTCGCAACACTGCTGAGCCGGACTAACCATCCCGTTTCGCTGAGCGTGTTTCTGCTCCCGCTCATTGGAGCGGCGTTGCTCGGCCTCCTCGTGCCGAAGGACCCCGACAATCCCTCGCCGGCGATGAGCGGCCCGCCGATCGGCAGGCTGCTCCGCATCGTGATGAGCTCCCTCGTGAAGCTCGCCACCAGTATCGTCCCGCAGATCATTGCGGTGGGCGTACTCATCCCGGTGGTGGTTCCCTATCTCGAGAACGTGCGCGGGCTCGACGAGCGCGAGCTGCTTGTGCTCATGGTCCTCGGCATGGGCGCCGGCCTGCTGCTGCTGGCCCCGGCGGGGCGGTGGGGCGACCGGCTGGGACGGCGGCGAACGTACGCGCTGGCCTTGGGGGCCGTAGCGTTGCTGCTCATGGCCGTGCCCCTCTGTCGCACGCTGTGGCTGCTGATCTTGGACTTTATCGGGATAGGCGTGGGCTACGCCTTCGTGCTCCCGGCGTGGAACAGCATCCTCCTACACCTCCTCCCCGAAGATGTCAGAGGCGCCGGGCTCGGGATCCTGATGACGGTCGAGGGGATGGGCGGCGTGATCGGCCCGCTCCTCGGTGGGCTCCTCTGGCAGTGGGCGAATCCCTCCACGCCGTTCTACCTCAGCGGTGGCCTGCTGCTGTCGGCGTCCTTCGCCGCGTCGCAGTGGGGAGCGGACGTGGGGCCCGGCTAG
- a CDS encoding VOC family protein — MRPLTQVNQIALVVRDLDAAVRRYWEMLGVGPWKMYTYGPPLVRDMTYRGRAQDYRMRLALAQMGPLMVEIIQPLSDRNIYVEHLDRKGEGLHHLGIIVPSLDQGVAEAERQGFSVLQSGRGYGRFGDGGFAYFDTEASLGVILELIEIPRERVPPEAEYPPR, encoded by the coding sequence GTGCGGCCCCTTACGCAGGTCAACCAGATCGCCCTGGTCGTCCGCGATTTGGATGCCGCCGTGCGGCGGTATTGGGAGATGCTTGGCGTCGGACCGTGGAAAATGTACACGTACGGCCCCCCGCTCGTCCGTGACATGACCTACCGCGGCAGGGCGCAGGACTATCGCATGCGGCTCGCGCTGGCCCAGATGGGGCCATTGATGGTGGAGATCATTCAGCCGCTGTCGGATCGCAACATCTACGTCGAGCACCTGGATCGCAAGGGGGAAGGACTGCACCACCTTGGAATCATCGTGCCTTCCCTCGATCAGGGGGTGGCGGAGGCGGAGCGCCAGGGATTCTCGGTGCTCCAGAGCGGCCGCGGATATGGCCGGTTCGGCGACGGCGGGTTTGCGTACTTCGATACCGAGGCGTCGCTCGGCGTGATCCTGGAGCTCATCGAGATTCCGCGGGAACGGGTCCCTCCCGAAGCCGAGTATCCGCCTCGATAG
- a CDS encoding ABC transporter substrate-binding protein encodes MRRRSFLGLLAAGLPAALAGGAGMAAAQQAPIKIGLIVTLTGRVAQNGRDLVNGLTLGLDQVNHRMAGREIQVVVEDDGGTPSGALTKARKLVELDRVDLLMGPISANSGYALRDYINEQKILAIYPVVASDDLTQRNRTPWIVRTGWTSSQPNHPLGEYAAKTLHFRRMVAIANDFAFGYESVGGFQRTFELNGGRVITHLWPPLSAPDYSPYLGRIPRDIDAVYAEFSGGDALRFLEQYREFGLAGRIPLLGGGTLTDESILFQEGDLAKGVVTALHYSAALNTPANRDFVRLYTRTYNRVPSYYSEATYTTVQFLQKGLEAVGGRVENRSAFVAAVRRVVLPDAPRSPLRLDGWGNPIENIYIRRVDIVNGQPQNTVIFTYPNVSQFWTFSPEEYLKQPVYSRDNPPAHP; translated from the coding sequence ATGCGACGGCGGAGTTTCCTCGGACTCCTCGCGGCAGGGCTCCCGGCGGCGCTTGCCGGTGGGGCCGGGATGGCCGCCGCCCAGCAGGCGCCGATCAAGATCGGGCTCATCGTGACGCTGACGGGCCGCGTGGCGCAGAACGGGCGGGACTTGGTGAACGGACTAACGCTCGGCCTCGACCAGGTCAACCACCGGATGGCGGGCCGCGAGATCCAAGTCGTCGTCGAGGACGACGGAGGAACGCCGTCCGGGGCACTTACCAAGGCGCGCAAACTGGTGGAGCTCGATAGGGTCGACCTGCTCATGGGCCCGATTTCCGCCAACTCGGGCTATGCTCTGCGCGACTACATCAACGAGCAGAAGATCCTGGCGATCTACCCCGTCGTAGCCTCGGACGACCTCACCCAGCGCAACCGTACCCCCTGGATCGTGAGGACCGGGTGGACGAGCAGCCAGCCCAACCATCCGCTCGGCGAGTACGCGGCCAAGACGCTCCACTTCCGCCGGATGGTGGCCATCGCAAACGACTTCGCCTTCGGGTATGAGTCGGTCGGCGGGTTCCAGCGGACGTTCGAGTTGAACGGGGGCCGCGTGATCACGCACCTATGGCCGCCTCTCAGCGCCCCCGATTACAGTCCGTACCTCGGGCGCATCCCCAGGGACATCGACGCCGTTTACGCGGAGTTCAGCGGCGGGGATGCCCTCCGGTTCCTCGAGCAATATCGGGAGTTTGGCCTCGCGGGCCGCATCCCGCTCCTCGGCGGCGGGACTCTCACAGACGAATCCATCCTCTTCCAGGAGGGCGATCTGGCGAAAGGGGTCGTGACCGCGCTCCACTACAGCGCGGCGCTCAACACGCCGGCGAATCGCGATTTCGTGCGCCTCTACACCCGTACCTATAATCGGGTACCGTCCTACTATTCGGAGGCCACGTATACGACCGTCCAGTTTTTGCAGAAAGGGCTCGAGGCCGTCGGCGGCCGTGTGGAGAACCGGAGCGCGTTCGTCGCCGCGGTGCGGAGGGTCGTGCTCCCCGACGCCCCCCGGAGCCCGCTCCGGCTCGACGGCTGGGGCAATCCGATCGAGAACATCTACATCCGCCGCGTCGACATCGTCAACGGGCAGCCGCAAAACACCGTGATCTTCACGTACCCGAACGTCTCGCAGTTCTGGACGTTCAGCCCCGAGGAGTACCTCAAGCAGCCGGTCTACTCGCGCGACAACCCCCCGGCGCACCCGTAG
- a CDS encoding amidohydrolase family protein, protein MIDAHAHQVPPELRDRIAADGERVGVHLRPDNRVEFASGEISRPIQPGLFAPRPPAGCDFQIVSPWIDLFGYGLDGERGAQWARLMNTAMAGRPALATVPLQDGRAAAAELQWALGHGLLGVEIGTNARGRELSDPTVEPFWAACEEARAPVFFHPAYTIPTPRVESFYLHNLVANPLDTTLAAAQLIFGGVLDRHPDLVLILAHGGGYWPYQFGRFDRGHAVRPECRGTAKAPRAYLRAFYYDTVVHSPEALRYLIDLVGADRVLLGTDIPFDMGDPTPLATLDAAGVAPADRQTIGHGNAAALFRIGEA, encoded by the coding sequence ATGATCGACGCGCACGCCCATCAGGTCCCGCCCGAACTGCGCGACCGGATCGCCGCGGACGGGGAGCGGGTCGGAGTGCACCTGCGTCCCGATAACCGTGTGGAGTTCGCGTCGGGGGAGATCAGCCGGCCGATCCAGCCCGGCCTGTTCGCCCCCCGGCCGCCCGCGGGCTGCGACTTCCAGATCGTCTCACCGTGGATCGACCTGTTTGGGTATGGGCTGGATGGCGAACGCGGCGCGCAGTGGGCGCGTCTCATGAACACCGCGATGGCCGGCCGCCCCGCCCTCGCGACGGTGCCGCTTCAGGACGGCCGCGCGGCCGCGGCGGAACTTCAGTGGGCGCTTGGGCATGGGCTCCTTGGGGTTGAGATCGGGACCAACGCGCGCGGACGCGAGCTGTCCGACCCGACCGTCGAGCCGTTCTGGGCCGCGTGCGAGGAGGCCCGGGCGCCCGTCTTCTTTCACCCGGCGTACACGATCCCCACGCCACGCGTCGAGTCCTTCTACCTGCACAACCTGGTGGCCAACCCGCTCGACACGACGCTCGCGGCGGCCCAGCTGATCTTCGGCGGCGTGCTGGACCGCCATCCCGACCTGGTCCTGATTCTCGCCCACGGCGGCGGGTACTGGCCGTACCAGTTCGGCCGCTTCGACCGCGGGCACGCGGTGCGGCCCGAGTGCCGCGGGACGGCAAAAGCGCCCCGCGCCTACCTGCGCGCCTTTTACTACGACACGGTCGTCCACTCCCCCGAAGCGCTGCGCTACTTGATCGATCTGGTGGGCGCGGATCGCGTGCTGTTGGGGACGGACATCCCCTTCGACATGGGGGATCCGACACCGCTGGCCACGCTGGATGCCGCGGGCGTCGCACCGGCCGACCGGCAGACGATCGGGCACGGCAACGCCGCGGCGTTGTTCCGGATCGGCGAAGCCTAG
- a CDS encoding SRPBCC family protein, whose amino-acid sequence MAKTIRQSVTIKASPRAVYEALMDSRKHAAFSGAPAQISRRPGGRFTAYGSYINGVNLELVPGKKIVQFWRSKGWPQYHYSTVTYALAKTKTGTRLTFTQEGVPDDDVRDKTSGWRTHYWQPMKAMLEK is encoded by the coding sequence ATGGCGAAGACGATCCGCCAGTCGGTGACGATCAAGGCGAGCCCACGCGCGGTCTATGAGGCCCTGATGGATTCCCGCAAGCACGCCGCCTTCAGCGGTGCGCCTGCGCAGATCAGCCGCAGACCGGGGGGCAGGTTTACCGCCTATGGATCCTACATCAACGGCGTGAACCTCGAGCTGGTCCCCGGCAAGAAAATTGTCCAGTTTTGGCGATCGAAGGGATGGCCGCAGTACCATTACTCGACGGTGACCTACGCCCTGGCCAAGACGAAGACCGGAACGCGCCTGACGTTTACCCAGGAGGGCGTACCGGACGACGACGTCAGAGACAAAACGTCGGGCTGGAGAACACACTACTGGCAGCCGATGAAGGCGATGCTCGAGAAGTAA
- a CDS encoding ABC transporter permease, protein MRSRRANRPLAVGMALLAVVIAGVLYAAMWARGAETRVAVEIRLQPPTADHPFGTDDLGRDLFFRVLGGGVVAFQVGLVAVGIGLSAGVSLALVAARWRGWWGRLLGRLMDGLMAFPAILLALAIVAVLGSGAVPAMIAIGIVLVPVFWRQTRAQALSIEGREFVTAARGLGATEGRVLMRHIMPQIAPLLVIQATTTFSGAVLSEASLSYLGVGTQPPVPSWGRMMLEATRALAIAPWMAVFPGLALALTVLGINLLGDGLRDALDPQLRRVAGKEPVL, encoded by the coding sequence ATGAGGTCCCGTCGGGCGAACCGGCCGCTTGCCGTCGGGATGGCGCTGCTCGCGGTCGTCATCGCCGGCGTCCTCTACGCGGCGATGTGGGCCCGGGGAGCGGAGACACGGGTGGCGGTGGAGATCCGCCTCCAGCCGCCCACTGCGGACCATCCCTTCGGGACCGACGACCTGGGCCGCGACCTCTTCTTTCGCGTGCTCGGCGGCGGGGTGGTCGCGTTCCAGGTCGGGCTTGTGGCCGTCGGGATCGGACTCTCTGCCGGCGTCTCGCTCGCCCTCGTCGCCGCGCGGTGGCGGGGTTGGTGGGGTCGCCTCCTCGGCCGGCTGATGGACGGGTTGATGGCGTTTCCCGCGATCCTGCTGGCCCTCGCGATCGTGGCCGTGCTTGGGTCCGGCGCGGTTCCGGCGATGATCGCGATCGGCATCGTGCTCGTGCCGGTGTTCTGGCGGCAGACACGGGCGCAGGCATTGTCCATCGAGGGTCGCGAATTCGTGACGGCCGCCCGCGGCCTCGGCGCGACGGAGGGCCGTGTGTTGATGCGCCACATCATGCCGCAGATCGCGCCGCTGCTCGTGATTCAAGCGACCACGACGTTCAGTGGGGCCGTCCTGAGCGAGGCCTCGCTGAGCTACCTTGGGGTGGGCACGCAGCCCCCCGTGCCATCGTGGGGGCGGATGATGCTGGAGGCGACGCGAGCGCTCGCGATCGCGCCATGGATGGCGGTGTTCCCCGGTCTGGCGCTCGCGTTGACGGTGCTGGGGATCAATCTGCTCGGCGACGGGCTGCGAGACGCGCTCGATCCTCAGCTCCGTCGCGTGGCGGGCAAGGAGCCGGTGCTGTGA
- a CDS encoding ABC transporter permease: MRAARALAIVPTVVVTATIVFVLIRIIPGDPAALMLGLEAPPAQLQALRHALGEDRPIWVQYAAWLSGLARGQLGESIRYHAPVATLIAERLPVTLSLALAAMVVTVAVALPLGLLAAVRAWSLLDLGVLAATQAGLAVPNFWVGILLLLLFSVTLGWLPLQGYAPLAAGVGAWAAHLLLPAVTLGVARAAQLMRFVRGAVLEELAHDYVRTARGKGLAERAVLLGHVLRNALIPVLTIAGLQFGYLLGGAIVVEQVFGLPGLGRLVLQGIYARDLPIVQGAVVVLALLVSALNTVVDLLYSVVDPRVGAA; the protein is encoded by the coding sequence ATGCGCGCCGCCCGGGCTCTCGCCATCGTCCCCACGGTCGTGGTGACCGCGACCATTGTCTTCGTGCTGATCCGCATCATCCCGGGAGATCCGGCCGCGCTCATGCTCGGGCTCGAAGCGCCGCCCGCGCAGCTCCAGGCGCTCCGGCATGCCTTGGGGGAGGACCGGCCGATCTGGGTGCAGTATGCGGCCTGGCTGAGCGGACTCGCTCGGGGACAGCTCGGCGAGTCGATCCGCTACCACGCGCCGGTCGCCACGCTGATCGCCGAGCGCCTCCCGGTGACGCTGTCGCTCGCGCTCGCGGCGATGGTGGTGACGGTCGCGGTCGCGCTGCCCCTCGGCCTGCTGGCGGCGGTGCGGGCGTGGTCCCTCCTCGATCTCGGCGTGCTGGCGGCCACCCAGGCCGGCCTGGCCGTCCCCAACTTCTGGGTCGGCATCCTCCTCCTGCTCCTCTTCAGCGTGACCCTGGGATGGCTGCCGTTGCAGGGGTACGCGCCTCTCGCCGCCGGCGTTGGAGCGTGGGCTGCGCATTTACTGCTCCCGGCGGTGACGCTCGGCGTGGCGCGCGCCGCGCAGCTGATGCGCTTTGTGCGGGGCGCGGTCCTCGAGGAGCTGGCCCACGACTACGTGCGGACCGCGCGGGGCAAAGGGCTCGCCGAGCGGGCGGTCCTTCTCGGCCACGTGCTCCGGAACGCGCTCATCCCGGTCCTCACGATCGCGGGGCTGCAGTTCGGCTACCTGCTCGGCGGCGCGATCGTGGTCGAGCAGGTCTTTGGGCTTCCGGGACTCGGGCGGTTGGTGCTCCAGGGGATCTATGCGCGAGACCTTCCGATCGTCCAGGGGGCGGTCGTCGTGCTCGCGCTGCTCGTCTCCGCGCTCAACACCGTCGTGGACCTCCTCTACAGCGTCGTCGATCCCCGCGTCGGCGCCGCATGA
- a CDS encoding ABC transporter substrate-binding protein, which translates to MIGRLVALVLAAACAAALSPQPAESLGGRLTFAISGGPDTLDPQRTSATLAFQVMKSLYDTLVEPDDRGVLVSDLAASWTMAPDGKEWTFKLKPGVRFHNGKPLDAQDVVATFTRILDPALGSPKRNDFAAIDRVEPVDAATVRFVLKQPFAPFLAALGQGWGAILPKDAIASGTDFGKTPIGTGPFKIEEWSRDSFLRLGRFDAYFMHGRPALEGVTFRFVSEGPVKTAGLLTGEFDVVDSVDPLDVPRLERDPRVSIRPRQNATVNVVAINNTRKPFTDVRVRRALWYAIDRRAVLKTAYGAGSTPVAVFMDAQSPYYVDLGDPYPYNPAKAKELLAEAGLASGFTADLALPQPYATHIKAGELVQAMLAQVGIQAKIRVVEFGFWLTRIFTGAHDYDLTIIGHTGKLDPDGRLAGFGNPATNYVSYTNARVVALVDAGRFTLRADLRKRTYAEVLRLMTEDAMMVFLGDPEDRLAMRKGVQNVKEMYAIDTYDLRTAAK; encoded by the coding sequence ATGATAGGACGCCTGGTCGCCCTCGTCCTGGCGGCGGCCTGCGCCGCCGCGCTCTCCCCGCAGCCCGCGGAGAGCCTGGGCGGCCGGCTCACGTTCGCGATCTCCGGGGGTCCGGACACTCTCGATCCCCAGCGAACCTCCGCGACGCTGGCCTTCCAGGTGATGAAGAGCCTGTACGATACCCTGGTCGAACCCGACGACCGCGGGGTCCTGGTGTCCGACCTGGCCGCCTCGTGGACGATGGCGCCGGACGGCAAGGAGTGGACGTTCAAGCTCAAGCCCGGCGTCCGCTTTCACAATGGGAAGCCCCTCGACGCCCAGGACGTCGTCGCGACGTTTACCCGGATCCTTGACCCCGCGCTCGGGTCGCCCAAGCGGAATGACTTTGCCGCGATCGACCGGGTAGAGCCGGTGGATGCGGCTACCGTCCGGTTCGTGCTCAAGCAGCCGTTCGCGCCGTTTCTGGCCGCGCTGGGGCAGGGGTGGGGGGCGATTCTCCCCAAGGATGCGATCGCCTCCGGCACGGATTTCGGCAAGACCCCGATCGGCACCGGTCCGTTCAAGATCGAGGAATGGTCGCGTGACAGCTTCCTCCGGCTCGGGCGGTTCGACGCGTACTTCATGCACGGACGGCCGGCGCTGGAGGGTGTCACCTTCCGATTCGTGTCGGAGGGCCCGGTCAAGACCGCCGGCCTGCTGACCGGCGAGTTCGACGTCGTCGACAGCGTCGATCCGCTCGACGTGCCCCGGCTCGAGCGGGACCCCCGCGTCTCGATCCGGCCGCGGCAGAACGCGACCGTAAACGTGGTCGCGATCAACAACACCCGCAAACCGTTCACCGACGTCCGGGTGCGGCGGGCCCTCTGGTACGCGATCGACCGCAGAGCGGTGCTCAAGACCGCGTACGGCGCCGGCTCGACGCCCGTGGCGGTCTTCATGGATGCGCAGAGTCCGTACTATGTCGATCTCGGCGACCCGTACCCCTATAATCCGGCGAAGGCCAAGGAGCTGCTGGCCGAGGCGGGCCTCGCATCGGGGTTCACCGCCGACCTCGCCCTCCCGCAGCCCTACGCGACCCACATCAAAGCCGGTGAGCTCGTCCAGGCGATGCTGGCGCAGGTCGGCATTCAAGCCAAGATCCGCGTGGTGGAGTTCGGATTCTGGCTGACGCGGATCTTCACAGGCGCGCACGATTACGACCTGACGATCATCGGGCACACCGGGAAGCTCGACCCCGACGGCCGGCTGGCGGGTTTCGGCAATCCCGCGACCAATTACGTGAGCTACACCAACGCCAGGGTCGTCGCGCTGGTCGACGCCGGGCGGTTCACCCTCAGGGCCGATCTGCGCAAGCGAACCTATGCCGAAGTGCTCCGTCTCATGACCGAGGACGCGATGATGGTGTTCCTGGGCGACCCTGAAGATCGGCTGGCGATGCGCAAGGGCGTTCAGAACGTGAAGGAAATGTACGCGATCGACACCTACGATCTGCGGACCGCCGCGAAATAG
- a CDS encoding MTH1187 family thiamine-binding protein, with protein sequence MAILAISVTPIGTGSPSVGEYVAEAVRVIERSGLSYRLNAMHTEVEGELEPLLRLVPQIHQACFARGARRISTVMKIDDRRDTPSSIEGKVRSVKERIQRP encoded by the coding sequence GTGGCGATCCTTGCGATCAGCGTCACCCCCATCGGGACGGGATCTCCCAGCGTCGGTGAGTACGTGGCGGAGGCTGTGCGGGTCATCGAGCGGAGCGGCCTGTCGTACCGCCTCAACGCGATGCACACGGAGGTCGAGGGGGAGCTCGAGCCGCTCCTCCGCCTCGTCCCGCAAATCCACCAGGCGTGCTTTGCCCGGGGGGCCCGGCGGATCTCCACCGTGATGAAGATCGACGACCGCCGCGACACCCCGTCTTCTATAGAAGGAAAGGTCCGTTCTGTGAAGGAGAGAATACAGCGGCCATGA
- a CDS encoding VOC family protein: MPSVVQKITPFLWFDDKAEEAAKFYVSIFKNSKIGHISRYAEEAAQASGRPKGTAMVVTFQLEGQEFLALNGGPVFQFTEAISFLVNCGTQEEVDELWEKLSQGGKEGQCGWLKDKYGLSWQVVPSVLGELLADKDGEKSRRVMKAMLQMKKIEIKTLQQAYDRG; this comes from the coding sequence ATGCCCAGCGTGGTGCAAAAAATCACCCCGTTCTTGTGGTTCGATGACAAAGCCGAAGAGGCTGCGAAATTTTACGTGTCGATTTTCAAGAACTCGAAGATTGGACACATTTCCCGCTATGCAGAAGAAGCGGCACAGGCTTCTGGAAGGCCCAAGGGAACGGCCATGGTCGTGACATTCCAGCTGGAGGGCCAAGAATTTCTGGCGCTCAATGGGGGGCCGGTATTTCAATTCACTGAGGCCATATCGTTTCTGGTGAACTGTGGGACGCAGGAAGAAGTGGACGAGTTGTGGGAGAAACTCTCACAGGGCGGAAAAGAAGGACAGTGCGGCTGGCTGAAAGACAAATATGGTCTGTCATGGCAAGTCGTTCCCTCTGTCTTGGGCGAGTTGTTGGCCGACAAAGATGGTGAGAAATCGAGAAGGGTCATGAAGGCCATGCTTCAAATGAAGAAAATCGAGATCAAAACCTTACAGCAGGCATACGATCGAGGATAA
- a CDS encoding translational machinery protein: MATHAVVWIDHTEARVFHVRRETVGHVQPEAIDETTILSPQHLIHRHPKGLGEAREHPDDAKRFFHEVARSLDGTDAVLIVGPSSAKLEFFRYLQDHDKTLQARVVGIETADHPTDREIVAHARRYFIGSDRM; this comes from the coding sequence ATGGCTACGCACGCAGTCGTCTGGATCGATCACACGGAAGCTCGCGTCTTCCACGTTCGACGGGAGACGGTCGGCCACGTGCAGCCAGAGGCCATCGACGAAACAACGATCCTGTCTCCGCAGCACCTTATCCATCGGCATCCCAAGGGGCTGGGCGAGGCGAGAGAGCATCCCGATGACGCCAAGAGGTTCTTCCACGAGGTCGCGCGATCGCTCGACGGCACCGATGCCGTGCTCATCGTGGGTCCGTCGTCGGCGAAGCTCGAATTTTTCAGATATCTCCAAGACCACGACAAGACGCTCCAAGCCCGAGTCGTTGGTATTGAAACCGCGGATCATCCGACCGACAGAGAGATCGTTGCCCACGCCAGGAGGTACTTCATCGGGAGCGATCGGATGTAA
- the pyk gene encoding pyruvate kinase, producing MLRARPHLTAAAPQAALLARRTKIVATIGPASRGEPILRRLLAAGIDVARFNFSHSTRAEHWTTIRLLRQLAREAGVPIAILQDLQGPKIRVGRLAEPVRLQEGAEVVLTTRPAGGRGRIPVPFPGLAHMVKRGARILLRDGLMELVVLQCQRGEIRCRVVRGGMLGEHQGVNIPGARLRVPSLTPKDAVDLRFGLRHGVDYVALSFVRRAEDLRHARRVMRRLGRVVPIVAKLEKAEAVSNLDDIIAEADAVMVARGDLGVELAPEQVPLIQKRIIRLANERGIPVITATQMLESMVRQERPTRAETSDVANAILDGTDAVMLSEETAAGRYPVETVEMMARIARAVESGVRLRWDPRRPARSFSHAIAAATRTLAADLQMDLVVALTTTGRTARLLSQLRPPVPVLACTPDEHAARLLNLYWGVRTLVTPFQPHTEGMIRLLDRELIRRDLARSGDSVVIVGSVPITARGRTNFVQLHRLGTLRRESSDSGPPVRARIAGGKIAARGIVPE from the coding sequence ATGCTGCGTGCCCGGCCACATCTGACCGCCGCCGCGCCCCAGGCCGCGCTTCTCGCCCGGCGGACGAAGATCGTCGCCACTATCGGGCCGGCCAGCCGCGGCGAGCCAATCCTGCGCCGCCTCCTCGCCGCCGGCATCGATGTGGCCCGGTTCAACTTCTCCCACAGTACACGCGCGGAGCACTGGACCACCATCCGGTTACTCAGGCAGCTCGCCCGGGAGGCCGGCGTCCCGATCGCCATCCTCCAGGACCTGCAGGGGCCCAAGATCCGGGTGGGACGCCTCGCGGAGCCGGTCAGGCTCCAGGAGGGCGCGGAGGTCGTGCTGACGACCCGGCCGGCGGGTGGCCGCGGCCGGATTCCGGTTCCATTCCCCGGGCTCGCGCACATGGTCAAGCGTGGGGCGCGGATCCTCCTCCGCGACGGCCTCATGGAGCTGGTGGTCTTGCAGTGCCAGAGAGGCGAGATCCGCTGCCGCGTCGTCCGCGGCGGGATGCTCGGAGAGCATCAGGGGGTCAACATCCCGGGCGCGAGGCTCCGGGTCCCATCGCTCACCCCGAAGGACGCCGTCGATCTCCGGTTCGGTCTGCGGCACGGGGTCGATTACGTGGCGCTGAGCTTCGTGCGCCGCGCGGAAGACCTCCGGCACGCCCGGCGGGTGATGCGCCGGCTGGGGCGGGTCGTGCCCATCGTGGCCAAGCTCGAGAAGGCCGAAGCGGTCTCCAACCTGGACGATATCATCGCGGAGGCCGACGCCGTCATGGTGGCCCGGGGCGACCTCGGGGTCGAGCTTGCGCCGGAGCAGGTCCCGCTCATTCAAAAGCGGATCATTCGCCTCGCGAACGAGCGGGGTATCCCCGTCATCACCGCCACGCAGATGCTCGAGTCCATGGTCCGCCAGGAGCGGCCGACCCGGGCGGAGACCTCTGACGTCGCCAATGCGATCCTCGATGGGACAGACGCGGTGATGCTTTCCGAGGAGACCGCCGCCGGACGGTACCCGGTCGAGACGGTGGAGATGATGGCTCGGATCGCCCGGGCGGTGGAGTCCGGCGTCCGGCTGCGGTGGGACCCCCGCCGCCCCGCGCGCAGTTTCTCCCATGCGATCGCCGCGGCCACACGCACGCTGGCGGCGGATCTCCAGATGGACCTGGTCGTGGCCCTGACGACAACCGGTCGCACGGCACGCCTGCTCTCCCAGCTGCGGCCGCCGGTCCCGGTGCTCGCCTGCACGCCGGATGAGCACGCCGCGCGCCTCCTCAACCTGTACTGGGGCGTGCGGACGCTCGTGACGCCGTTCCAGCCGCACACGGAGGGGATGATCCGGCTGCTGGACCGAGAGCTCATCCGGCGCGATCTCGCGCGCTCGGGCGACAGCGTGGTGATCGTCGGCTCCGTGCCGATCACCGCCCGGGGCCGCACGAACTTCGTCCAGCTGCACCGCCTTGGGACCCTACGGCGGGAGAGCTCCGACAGCGGCCCCCCGGTGCGGGCGCGCATCGCCGGCGGGAAGATTGCGGCCCGCGGCATCGTTCCAGAGTGA